A DNA window from Malus domestica chromosome 12, GDT2T_hap1 contains the following coding sequences:
- the LOC103451104 gene encoding uncharacterized protein isoform X1, translating to MAYVPPHRRHSKELERPLVTPELLAPQFKKNLKVKPFNKVDENIVYADHSTHGWCAIPLDDENQFPSSVNLEPVTLESVELNFGENHLALINTSLDNEGSEVKWNLPRSPWESITENVLEDLLSAFKHARNEMKSAKPKEAYPTLIARVGKVLFRRNPSVNLESIRKNLFTEIPKRRRQLFYTNTPVSYKEKIVNKVVPKIGVVFEEEEDIYDVQLSDSTSPESTLFCRCRVMKEHGRLQLCEIKLKPVRNMVKDISCTTKNLDLRLMLCTKKLVTDLTNDEMQSITDLINSAILDPDVKGGLRWPPGKESSGEKYTVVRFTHVIVNTYRNSSLRLKVKHYDRFDLRTLTGEASWGTSLVLENVVSKLQEENVKASTISEILKEDMQLIWENFLSCEPFLSRNCML from the exons ATGGCTTACGTTCCACCACACAGGCGGCACTCGAAGGAACTGGAGAGGCCATTGGTCACTCCAGAGCTGCTTGCTCCTCAATTCAAGAAAAACTTAAAAGTCAAGCCATTTAATAAAGTGGATGAAAATATAGTTTATGCAGACCATTCTACACATGGATGGTGCGCCATCCCTTTGGATGACGAGAACCAGTTCCCATCTTCTGTTAATCTTGAGCCCGTTACCTTGGAGTCTGTTgagctgaattttggagaaAATCATCTAGCTTTGATCAATACTAGTCTAGATAATG AAGGCAGTGAGGTGAAATGGAACTTGCCAAGGAGCCCTTGGGAATCTATAACAGAAAATGTGCTGGAAGACTTACTTTCGGCATTTAAACACGCGAGGAATGAAATGAAGTCTGCAAAGCCAAAAGAAGCATATCCAACTTTGATTGCCAGAGTGGGGAAAGTACTCTTTCGCAG GAACCCTTCAGTTAACTTGGAATCCATTAGAAAAAATTTGTTCACTGAAATCCCGAAACGACGGAGGCAATTATTTTACACGAACACTCCTGTTTCGTATAAGGAAAAGATTGTGAACAAAGTTGTCCCGAAAATTGGAGTTGTTTTCGAAGAGGAGGAAGATATATACGATGTACAG TTGTCTGATTCTACGAGTCCAGAGTCCACTCTCTTCTGCAGATGTCGGGTAATGAAAGAACATGGAAGGCTACAACTCTGTGAG ATCAAATTGAAACCAGTGCGTAACATGGTAAAGGACATTTCATGCACTACTAAGAATCTGGACCTGAGACTAATGCTGTGCACAAAGAAACTCGTAACTGATCTGACT AATGATGAGATGCAAAGCATCACGGATCTGATTAATTCTGCGATTCTAGATCCAGATGTGAAGGGTGGATTGAGGTGGCCCCCGGGGAAGGAGTCTTCAGGAGAAAAATACACAGTTGTTAGGTTTACGCACGTAATAGTTAATACGTATAGAAATTCATCACTGAGACTGAAAGTAAAACACTATGATCGATTTGATTTGAGAACCTTAACTGGGGAAGCTTCTTGGGGGACAAGTCTGGTGCTGGAAAACGTCGTGTCAAAGTTACAG GAAGAGAATGTCAAGGCCAGCACAATTTCTGAGATACTCAAGGAAGATATGCAGTTGATATGGGAAAACTTCTTGAGCTGTGAACCTTTTCTATCAAGAAATTGCATGTTGTAA
- the LOC103451104 gene encoding uncharacterized protein isoform X2 gives MAYVPPHRRHSKELERPLVTPELLAPQFKKNLKVKPFNKVDENIVYADHSTHGWCAIPLDDENQFPSSVNLEPVTLESVELNFGENHLALINTSLDNGSEVKWNLPRSPWESITENVLEDLLSAFKHARNEMKSAKPKEAYPTLIARVGKVLFRRNPSVNLESIRKNLFTEIPKRRRQLFYTNTPVSYKEKIVNKVVPKIGVVFEEEEDIYDVQLSDSTSPESTLFCRCRVMKEHGRLQLCEIKLKPVRNMVKDISCTTKNLDLRLMLCTKKLVTDLTNDEMQSITDLINSAILDPDVKGGLRWPPGKESSGEKYTVVRFTHVIVNTYRNSSLRLKVKHYDRFDLRTLTGEASWGTSLVLENVVSKLQEENVKASTISEILKEDMQLIWENFLSCEPFLSRNCML, from the exons ATGGCTTACGTTCCACCACACAGGCGGCACTCGAAGGAACTGGAGAGGCCATTGGTCACTCCAGAGCTGCTTGCTCCTCAATTCAAGAAAAACTTAAAAGTCAAGCCATTTAATAAAGTGGATGAAAATATAGTTTATGCAGACCATTCTACACATGGATGGTGCGCCATCCCTTTGGATGACGAGAACCAGTTCCCATCTTCTGTTAATCTTGAGCCCGTTACCTTGGAGTCTGTTgagctgaattttggagaaAATCATCTAGCTTTGATCAATACTAGTCTAGATAATG GCAGTGAGGTGAAATGGAACTTGCCAAGGAGCCCTTGGGAATCTATAACAGAAAATGTGCTGGAAGACTTACTTTCGGCATTTAAACACGCGAGGAATGAAATGAAGTCTGCAAAGCCAAAAGAAGCATATCCAACTTTGATTGCCAGAGTGGGGAAAGTACTCTTTCGCAG GAACCCTTCAGTTAACTTGGAATCCATTAGAAAAAATTTGTTCACTGAAATCCCGAAACGACGGAGGCAATTATTTTACACGAACACTCCTGTTTCGTATAAGGAAAAGATTGTGAACAAAGTTGTCCCGAAAATTGGAGTTGTTTTCGAAGAGGAGGAAGATATATACGATGTACAG TTGTCTGATTCTACGAGTCCAGAGTCCACTCTCTTCTGCAGATGTCGGGTAATGAAAGAACATGGAAGGCTACAACTCTGTGAG ATCAAATTGAAACCAGTGCGTAACATGGTAAAGGACATTTCATGCACTACTAAGAATCTGGACCTGAGACTAATGCTGTGCACAAAGAAACTCGTAACTGATCTGACT AATGATGAGATGCAAAGCATCACGGATCTGATTAATTCTGCGATTCTAGATCCAGATGTGAAGGGTGGATTGAGGTGGCCCCCGGGGAAGGAGTCTTCAGGAGAAAAATACACAGTTGTTAGGTTTACGCACGTAATAGTTAATACGTATAGAAATTCATCACTGAGACTGAAAGTAAAACACTATGATCGATTTGATTTGAGAACCTTAACTGGGGAAGCTTCTTGGGGGACAAGTCTGGTGCTGGAAAACGTCGTGTCAAAGTTACAG GAAGAGAATGTCAAGGCCAGCACAATTTCTGAGATACTCAAGGAAGATATGCAGTTGATATGGGAAAACTTCTTGAGCTGTGAACCTTTTCTATCAAGAAATTGCATGTTGTAA
- the LOC103451104 gene encoding uncharacterized protein isoform X3 — protein MKSAKPKEAYPTLIARVGKVLFRRNPSVNLESIRKNLFTEIPKRRRQLFYTNTPVSYKEKIVNKVVPKIGVVFEEEEDIYDVQLSDSTSPESTLFCRCRVMKEHGRLQLCEIKLKPVRNMVKDISCTTKNLDLRLMLCTKKLVTDLTNDEMQSITDLINSAILDPDVKGGLRWPPGKESSGEKYTVVRFTHVIVNTYRNSSLRLKVKHYDRFDLRTLTGEASWGTSLVLENVVSKLQEENVKASTISEILKEDMQLIWENFLSCEPFLSRNCML, from the exons ATGAAGTCTGCAAAGCCAAAAGAAGCATATCCAACTTTGATTGCCAGAGTGGGGAAAGTACTCTTTCGCAG GAACCCTTCAGTTAACTTGGAATCCATTAGAAAAAATTTGTTCACTGAAATCCCGAAACGACGGAGGCAATTATTTTACACGAACACTCCTGTTTCGTATAAGGAAAAGATTGTGAACAAAGTTGTCCCGAAAATTGGAGTTGTTTTCGAAGAGGAGGAAGATATATACGATGTACAG TTGTCTGATTCTACGAGTCCAGAGTCCACTCTCTTCTGCAGATGTCGGGTAATGAAAGAACATGGAAGGCTACAACTCTGTGAG ATCAAATTGAAACCAGTGCGTAACATGGTAAAGGACATTTCATGCACTACTAAGAATCTGGACCTGAGACTAATGCTGTGCACAAAGAAACTCGTAACTGATCTGACT AATGATGAGATGCAAAGCATCACGGATCTGATTAATTCTGCGATTCTAGATCCAGATGTGAAGGGTGGATTGAGGTGGCCCCCGGGGAAGGAGTCTTCAGGAGAAAAATACACAGTTGTTAGGTTTACGCACGTAATAGTTAATACGTATAGAAATTCATCACTGAGACTGAAAGTAAAACACTATGATCGATTTGATTTGAGAACCTTAACTGGGGAAGCTTCTTGGGGGACAAGTCTGGTGCTGGAAAACGTCGTGTCAAAGTTACAG GAAGAGAATGTCAAGGCCAGCACAATTTCTGAGATACTCAAGGAAGATATGCAGTTGATATGGGAAAACTTCTTGAGCTGTGAACCTTTTCTATCAAGAAATTGCATGTTGTAA
- the LOC103451105 gene encoding uncharacterized protein, with protein MAYVPPHRRHSKESERPLPTPELLAPQFKKNSNDKQYNKSNVGWSGKVVYADNSTHRWCAIPLDDENQFPSFVNLEPVALESAEQTIGKNRVALINTSLNNEGSEVKWNLPRSPWESITENVLEDLLSAFKDMRNEMKSAKSKEEYPTLVAKVGKVLFHRSPSVNGASIRKELCTEILKQWRRSFYTNTPVSYKERIVNEVVPKIGVDFKDEEDIYEVQLSDSTKPDLPFSCKCRVMEEHGKLQPCTIKFNPVRNMVMDISCTTKNLDLRLMLCTKKLVTDLTDDEMQSITDLINSAILDPNVKGGLRWPLGKESSGDRYRVVRVWHVIANTYRNSSLTLKVKHTDRFDFRTLTGETSWWTSLVLENVVSKLQEENVEASTISEILKEDMQLIWENFLSCEPFLT; from the exons ATGGCTTACGTTCCACCACACAGGCGGCACTCGAAGGAATCGGAGAGGCCGTTGCCAACTCCAGAGCTGCTTGCTCCTCAATTCAAGAAAAACTCAAATGACAAGCAATATAATAAGTCTAATGTGGGTTGGAGTGGAAAAGTAGTTTATGCAGACAATTCTACTCATAGATGGTGCGCCATCCCTTTGGATGACGAGAACCAGTTTCCATCTTTTGTTAATCTTGAGCCCGTTGCCTTGGAGTCTGCTGAGCAGACAATTGGAAAAAATCGTGTAGCTCTGATCAATACTAGTCTAAATAATG AAGGCAGTGAGGTGAAATGGAACTTGCCAAGGAGCCCTTGGGAATCTATAACAGAAAACGTGCTCGAAGACTTACTTTCGGCATTTAAAGACATGAGGAATGAAATGAAGTCTGCGAAGTCCAAAGAAGAATATCCAACTTTGGTTGCCAAAGTGGGGAAAGTACTCTTTCACAG GAGCCCTTCAGTTAACGGGGCATCCATCAGAAAAGAATTGTGCACTGAAATCTTGAAACAATGGCGGCGATCATTTTACACAAACACTCCTGTTTCATATAAGGAAAGGATTGTCAACGAAGTTGTCCCAAAAATTGGAGTTGATTTCAAAGATGAAGAAGATATATACGAAGTACAG TTGTCTGATTCTACGAAGCCAGATTTACCTTTCTCCTGCAAATGTCGGGTAATGGAAGAACATGGAAAGCTACAACCCTGCACG ATCAAATTCAATCCAGTGCGTAACATGGTAATGGACATTTCATGCACTACTAAGAATCTGGACCTGAGGTTAATGCTATGCACGAAGAAACTCGTAACTGATCTGACT GATGATGAGATGCAAAGCATTACGGATCTGATTAATTCTGCAATTCTAGATCCAAATGTGAAGGGTGGATTGAGATGGCCCCTGGGGAAGGAGTCTTCTGGAGATAGATACAGAGTTGTTAGGGTTTGGCACGTAATAGCTAATACGTATAGAAATTCATCACTGACTCTGAAAGTGAAACACACTGATCGATTTGATTTTAGAACCTTAACTGGAGAAACTTCTTGGTGGACAAGTCTGGTGCTGGAAAACGTCGTGTCAAAGTTACAG GAAGAGAATGTGGAAGCCAGCACAATTTCTGAGATACTCAAGGAAGATATGCAGTTGATATGGGAAAACTTCTTGAGCTGTGAACCTTTTCTAACATGA